A window of Bacillus toyonensis BCT-7112 genomic DNA:
AAAGAGAGTAGAAAAATACAAGGTTCACAAATAAATCCACAAGTGCAAAGTCGCTACACTGTTTTAATGAATTCTACTGAGGGAGAAGCGTATACTTTGCATGTTTTTTCGAATAATGAACAACATGAAACGCAAAAAGAACCTTGGGTTGGTGCACAAGAAGGGGATCAAATATATAAAGGTGAATATCAGCTTGCCTTACAATCTACAAGCGCGACATTATATTTGCAAGAGGCGAAAATTGGAGAGTTTGTATTTAATACGTCTAGAAAAAATGGATTTGTAAGTAAAGGTACACCAGATTTTTTCATAGCACTGCAACGTGAGTCTTCTAATTTTTCAACAGTGAAAGCTTTTTACATTCATAAAGGGAAAGTGCTCGAAGTGAAAATTGATGAAGATGATTTTGGTATTACAGGAACTTGTTTTAAAGCTTTAAATAAAGGGAAGTTTCTTATTGGGAATTATGATAATGGAGAAGGAATGTGGTATTTTTCAACTTTCCAAACCGATCTTGAAACGGGAAAAGCGAAACGGATTGATCAGAAAAAGCTTCCTTTGGAGGAAGGGAATGTATATGTTAAGGACAATTTCAAATGATACATTAGGAGAAGCAACTTATGGTAGTATGCTAGATTGCTATGAAGAACAAGATCAGAATGTATCTTCTTTCTGTTAATAAAAATAAAGGGATTGCCAATAGGCAGTCTCTTTTATTTGCGAAAGGATTTAGAAAGGTTTCTCTTTATTTCCGGCATATGATATCATTTAATTTTATATACAAAAATATTCGAGTAATTGTGATCATAACAATTTTAAACGATAAAGGATGATAATAGATTGAGTAATCATAGTAAAACACCTGCATGTATATATACGTATGCGTTTCGCGAAGAGGAGCGTGCTTTATGTTACTTGGAAATGCGCTCGTTCTTTGGGATGGAGTCTCACGTTAATATTTTGAAAAGTGAAGTCAAGATTGCTCCGAGTAGAAGTCCGTTTATTAAAGAGCGCGTTGAGGTTATGTATGAAGGGGACGACTTAGAAAGCATTTTAGAACAAGTGGAACAAATTGATTTAGCGGGAGCGACATTCAAAGTTATCTTCGTTAAAATCAATGATCTTGGTAAAGAAAATAAAATTGAATATGGGGAAAGACGCCTTATTGAACGAGACCTCGGTATGCATATTGAAGGAGAAGCAGACGTTCGTAATCCAGAGCGCGTATTCGGGATTGTTCCTCTTGGAGGACGTTGGTACTTCGGGCACTATGTAGAAAGTGATCCAGTTTGGTATCATCACATAAAAAAACCGCATAGCTATTCGACATCACTGAGCACACGTGTTGCTAGAGCTGTCGCAAATATCGCTGTACCAAACCCAGATGGAGTACGAGCAATTGACCCGTGCTGTGGCATTGGAACAGTAGTGGTAGAAGCACTTTCTATGGGGATTAACATCGTTGGTAGAGATATAAATCCACTTGTAGTTCTTGGAACGAGAAAAAACATCGCACATTTCGGGTTTGAAGGAACAGTAACAAAAGGCCCAATTGAAGAAATTACTGAGAACTACGACGTCGCAATTATCGATATGCCATACGACCTATTTACGCACGCAACACCAGAAGATCAACTCTCGATTCTTTCAAGTGCGCGCCGTATCGCAAAAAAAGTAGTCGTTGTCACGATGGAAACAATGGACGACATGATTCATGAAGCGGGATTTGAAATTACAGACCGCTGTATCACAAGAAAAGGATCATTTTCTAGACAAATTCTTGTTTGTGAATAAGAAAAAAGGTCACCCGTTAGGGTGGCCTTTTTGGTTTGTATGAATGTGTGATTGGTTGGTGGAATGGGGAGATGATTTGTCGATAAGTCGATATACTATGTTGAACCGCTAATATATTTCGAGAATCAATCGATGTTAGATTCCTCTTCTTTCGTTTTCTCTTGTTGTACGATTAATAAATTGCGCAATACGTGTCCGCGGTAACTTTCTAGTTTTCGTCCTTCATGATAGCGGACACCTAATTTTTTAAGTTCAGCTACGTACCAGCCTTTTGTTCCGTAATACATGAGACCACTTCCTTTTTTCTTTTGAACAGTATATGTTGTGGGGATTTGGAACTTTCTCATCAAATTAATATTGAATATTCAGTTTATTTATATTATGATTAATTTAGTATCGGATGGCAGTGAGTAGCCTCGCTGTAAGCCCGGATTTATATTTGAAAATGAAGAGAGTAGCTTCTTTCCACTTGAGCTTCTTTAGCAGGAGTACGAGCTAGAAGGATAAGGGGAGTAAATAAAATTCAATGCAGCTGTATACGATGCTTTTCTGGCTTTTAACATAGTAACGGAGGGTGAAATATGCGCAAAGGAACTTTTTTCATGGCTGGACATTCGAGACTTCCGAAAGGGATGGCGGTTCGCAGTATGTACGAAACGTTAACAATTACAATTGAAGCAGATCATAAATATCATGTCATTATTGAAGCGTCATGTACGCTTGCAACAGAGCACGGGAGAGGCTTCGTCGCCCAAATTTTAAGAGGACATAGTTTACGAGATGGTATTGAAGAAATTGTGCAAGATATTACAGATCATTATCAAGGAAAAGCGCAAAATGCTATCGTCAGTGCGGTCAAAGATTTGCATCGCCAATATGTAAGTTATTTAAATGATGAAAAGCCTGTGGAAGAGTACGAGGAAACAAATTTATAATCAATGTCTAGTTTATAACGATAAATGAGAGCCAGTTGTATTTCCTTTAAAGAGATGCGACTGGCTTATTTTATTTGGGAGTAAGTAAGATGAATACGTGAAAAGAAATTCAAGTTGTAAAACAAGAAGCGAAAAAAGGGGATTTATAAAATGTGTAAAGTATGTCGAGGAAATAATAAAAAACGAATTGACAGTTATAATATTTAGAATTATTATTTAATTAATAAGATCCATTCGAGAAATTAGCCTTCTCTAAATTCGATCTTGTTTTCCTGTTTACACATGTTTTCATATGAACTGTCTATTATTATTGTACTTTAAGAGATTAAAGACACTCGTAATGATAAGCCAGTTGTACGTTTCTACGATTTTCTGTCGTGGTGCGTATGACTGGCTTTTTGCTGTTAGGGCAGTAAGACCAAATCTCGGCATAAGAAGATAAGGATAACTGTCTGTAAAAAGCGTCAATACGTTCTTCATATTTCATTTAGGGAGGAATTGAAATGTCGATTATTACAGAACAAAGTACGAAGATGAAGTTTGCAAAAAAATATGAGGGTTATGAAATTATTCCTCATCCGGAGCATAAACGTTTATATCATATTATGTTAAATCAGCAATTGCTTAAGCAGTTTTTTGAAGAGGTAAAAGAGCATTCAGAGCAGTCATTACAATACATTCCGTATTCACGGTTTAATCTTGCTGATGGAATGAGAAAGATTTTTGGGCAATCATTTATGGATAACATTCGCGGCATTATTCATGACCGTGAAACGGGCGGATTTACAATTGGGGTGCAAGGTGAAACGGCAGATCCAGCAGATTACGTGAAATTTGCAACAGCAATAACACATTTAATTGGGGCACCAAACTTCGATGCAATGACAGGAACGTATTATGCAAGATTTAATGTGAAAGATACGGATAGTAGTGATTCTTACCTTCGTCAAGCGTACCGATTGTTTACACTTCATACGGACGGTACATTCGTTGATGAACCGACAGATTGGCTTCTTATGATGAAAATGGAAGAGCAAAATGCAGTAGGAGGAGAATCTCGTTTACTACATTTAGACGATTGGGAAGATCTTCAAAAATTTAGAAACCATTCACTCGCATCTGTTAAAATTACGTATAAAGCACCACCAAGTAAAAATGCGCAAGAAATCGTCTATCGTGAAACGTTTTTTGATATAAATAACGCACCATGTATTTGCTTTATTGATCAGTTCGCTTATCCAGATAATATGGAACAAGCAAACTATTTGAAAGACTTATCCTATTCAGTTGAAAACTCACAGGCAACACATGCATTAAAATTACCAGTTGGTGACTTAGTTCTTTTAAACAATTTATTTTGGATGCACGGAAGAGCTGCATTTGAGAAGAATAAAGATTTATATAGAGAACTCATGCGTCAGCGCGGTTGTTTTTCTAAATAATATGTACGGCAGGTCTTTTGAATAGACCTGCCTTTTATCCCGCTATTTGCCGGGCAGTAAAACTCCCACCTTAAAATTCGGCTGAAGCAAAGAAGTTAGGTGGAAGATTAACTGCCTGTAAACGCCCGATTGGTGAAGACTAATAATCAGTGGGGATGGACGAAACCCCACTGATTAAAGTTTCACTTTATACGATTAAGGGGGAATTAGAGTGTATGACTTTATAATTATTGGCGGAGGAATTGTTGGTCTATCAACTGGAATGGCTTTAACGAAAAAATTCCCTCGTGCGAAAGTCGCGATCATTGAAAAAGAAAAGGAACTTGCACACCATCAAACTGGACATAATAGCGGAGTAATTCATTCTGGCATTTATTATAAACCAGGGAGTTATAAAGCGAAGTTTGCCAAAGAAGGAAATGCAGCTATGGTTCAATTTTGTAAAGAAAATGACATCGCTTATGACATGTGCGGAAAAGTAATTGTCGCTACAGAAAGAGAAGAACTTCCTCTTTTACATAACTTATATGAGAGAGGCTTACAAAACGATTTACACATTTCAAAAATAGATAAGGAAGAATTAGCTGAAATTGAACCTCATGTAAAGGGACTAGGGGCCATCCGTGTTCCTTCTTGCGGGATTGCTGATTATAAAGGAGTCAGTTATGCATTTGCTCGCTTAATTCAAGAAAGCGGCGGTGAAGTACACTTAGGAACAACCGCAGAGCGTATTACTGAGAAAAAAGATGCTGTAACAATTGAGACAAACAAAGGCACATTTAAAACGAAATTTCTCATTAACTGCGCTGGCTTGCATAGTGATCGCATTGCGAAAAAGACAGGTATATTAACTGATATGAAAATTGTTCCGTTTCGTGGTGAATATTACGAACTTGTCCCAGAAAAACGCCATCTTGTAAAACATTTAATTTATCCAGTTCCAAACCCAGAATTCCCGTTTTTAGGTGTTCATTTTACAAGAATGATAAACGGAGACGTACATGCAGGACCAAACGCAGTAGTAAGCTTCAAGCGCGAAGGTTATACGAAAACGGACTTTAATATGAAAGACTTCATGGAAACAATGACATACACAGGCTTTTGGAAAATGGCGATGCCAAATATGAAAGAAGGCATAAAAGAGATGGTGCGCTCATTTAGTAAACAATCATTTTTAAAAAGCTTACAGCGCCTCATACCAGAACTAACAGAGAAAGATATCGTGCCAACACATGCAGGGGTAAGGGCACAAGCTATTTTATCAAACGGAAATATGGTTGATGACTTTTGCATTATTCCTGGCATCAATTCTCTACATATTTGTAATGCACCATCTCCAGCTGCAACGGCAAGTATAAAGATTGGTGAGGAAATTGCTAAGCAAGTGCCGGATGTGGTGGCGGTGAGGGTTTGATGGATCCCCCAGGGTTTTCGGGGGATTTTTTTGTTATGAGGTATGGTGAGTGTGGGGCTAAATTGGAGGCTAATAGTCACCAACTGTTTACTGTATAAAAAAGTAGACAGTAGTGTATGTTTTTTTGAAAAATGTATACAGATTTATTCCGCTATTCGCCGGGCAGTAAGACCCTCGCCTCAAAATTCAGCGAAAGCAAAGAAATTAGGTGGGGATCGGGCTGCACGTAAAAGCCCGATTGGTGTGGGCTAATAATCAGTCGGGGATGGACAAACTCCCTACTGATTAAAGTTTCACTTTATACTCTATCCGTTGGCATGATACTTGCAATGAAAATAGTATTAATATATAGGGGAGAGATAGAAATGAAGGTTAGCAAAATATACACAACTATTGATGCGCACGTAGCTGGGGAACCGCTTCGAATTATTACGGGCGGCGTGCCAGAGATAAAGGGAGAAACGCAACTAGAAAGACGCGCATACTGTATGGAACATTTGGATCACCTTCGTGAAATTCTTATGTATGAACCGAGAGGGCATCACGGGATGTATGGTTGTATCGTTACACCGCCTGCAAGTGCTCACGCTGATTTTGGTGTTTTATTTATGCACAATGAAGGCTGGAGTACGATGTGCGGCCACGGCATTATTGCTGTTATTACAGTAGGAATTGAAACAGGTATGTTTGAAGTGACTGGTGAAAAGCAAAAATTCATTATTGATAGCCCTGCCGGGGAAGTTATTGCGTACGCAAAGTTTAACGGGAGTGAAGTAGAGTCAGTATCATTTGAAAATGTTCCTTCGTTTGTATATAAAAAAGACGTTCCTATCAAAATAGATAACTATGAATTTCAAGTAGATATCGCGTTTGGTGGAGCCTTTTATGCTGTAGTGGATAGTAAAGAATTTGGTTTGAAAGTCGATTTCAAAGACTTACCTGCTATTCAAACGTGGGGCGGAAAAATTAAACATGATATTGAAAGTCAAATGGAAGTAAAACATCCATTGGAAGAAGGTTTAAAAGGAATATACGGTGTTATTTTCTCAGATGAACCGAAAGAAAAAGATGCTACTTTACGAAATGTGACAATCTTTGCTGACGGGCAAGTAGACCGTTCTCCTTGCGGCACAGGAACTTCTGCGAGACTCGCAACTCTTTTTGAAAAAGGTGCCTTACAAAAGGGAGAAACTTTTATCCACGAATGTATCACAGATGGTCATTTTGTGGGAGAAGTATTATCTGTAACAGAGGTAGCTCAATATGAAGCAATCGTTCCGAAAGTAACCGGGCAGGCATTTATTACAGGATTTCATCAGTTTGTATTAGATCCGAGAGATGATTTGAATCGGGGATTTTTGTTAGGATAAAGTGAAACTTTAATCAGCGGAGGGGTTTATCCTCCATTGATTATTAGCCCACACCAATCGGGTTTTTACGGGCAGTTGATCTCCCATATAACTTCTTTGTCCAACCGAATTTTCAGATGGGAGTCTTACTGCCCGTTAATACGGGATAGAAGGAGGAGGTGGAAAGATATGCTAGTTATAAGCGCAGAAGAACAAAGAAATTTAGTAAATATGAACGAAGTCATTGCATACGCGGCGCTTGCTTTACAAGAATTTTCCGCAGAAAGAACAATCACACCAATACGTACTTCATTACCATTTGCAAGCGAACAAAATACGGCATTAATTATGCCTTCAGTAGCGGAAGGACTTGAGGCGCTCGGCTTAAAAGTAGTAACAGTCGCCCCGCAGAACAAAAAGATAGGAAAGAAAACGATAAACGGGATTGTAATGCTATCAGATTTTCAAACGGGAGAACCACTCGCACTTTTAGAAGGATCGTACTTAACGATGATCCGAACAGGTGCCTTATCAGGAGTAGCAACAAAACATTTAGCTCGTCATAACGCAAAAACTTTATGTATTATTGGAACCGGTGAACAGGCGAAAGGAATTGCAGAAGCAGTATTAGCGGTTAGAAATATTGAAAAGGTCATTTTATACAATCGAACGGAAGAAAAAGCGTATGCATTCGCGCAACATATACAAACGACATTCGGCAAACCTGCTTACGTTTATAGAAATCCAAATGAAGCGATAAGCGAAGCAGACATCATCGTCACAACAACAAATGCATCCACACCAGTCTTCTCAGAAAAACTACAAAAAGGTGTCCACATAAACGCCGTCGGTTCATTCAGACCGAGCATGCAAGAACTACCATCTCACGCCATCGCGAACGCAAACAAAGTAGTAGTCGAATCAAAAGAAGCAGCATTAGAAGAAACGGGCGATCTTCAAGTGCCAATAAAAGAAGGTTTATTTAAAGCTAGCGACATACACGCCGAACTTGGTCAAATTATAAGCGGTGAAAAAGCTGGTAGAGAGAATGAGGAAGAGATTACTATTTTCAAATCAGTTGGCTTGGCCGTAGTAGATATTATCGTTGCGAAGTATTTGTATGAGAAAGCGGTGGAGCATGGGATAGGGAATAGGATTGAGTTTTGAGGCTGCCTTTTGGTGGTCTTTTTTTGTGGGAGGTATTCGTTTCTATTAATAGATTTAAAACTTTCAACATTTACAAAAAAGTTTGACTTTATATACTGGTAGTGGTAATTTAAAACTTATAAGAAAACTCGAGAATTAATCGAGTTTTCTTATGGGTATAAACAGTTCGAGGGGGCCGAAAGATGAAACGGAAGTTATTTGCATTACCATTTGTCCTAATACTACTTATTGCATTAGCGGCTTGTTCTGGGGAAAAAGATTCTTCGAAGCAAGCGGGCACTAGTAAGTCAGGGAATCCGAAAGATGGAGGGGCGTTAACGATTGGTGTTAGCGATAATCCAGATACGATGAATCCGCTTTATGCGAATGATCGTGTGTCATTAACTGTGCAGCAAGCTTTATATGCGCCGCTATATCACATGGAAGACGGTAAGAAAAAGTTTGTTCTTGCTGAGAGCTTTACGCCTTCAGAAGATCAATTAACGTGGACGTTGAAATTAAAAGATAATTTAAAATGGCATGATGGTAAGAAAATTACATCAGACGATATAGCATTTACATTCCAATCTATTTTAGATGAGAAGCAAAATAGCTCAAGTCGTGAAAACTTTATTTTTAAAGGAAAACCGCTTGAGGTGAAAAAAGTAGATGAGTTAACGACTCAATTTGTTTTACCGCAAGTAAGTGCATCTTTCGAAGGTGTAATGAATGATTTCTTCCCAATTCCGAAACATGTATTTGAAGGGGAAGCAGATTTAGCGAAGAGTACGAAAAACTTACAGCCTGTTGGATCAGGTCCGTTTAAGTTTAAAGAGTATAAATCAGATGAGTACGTTGCATTAGATCGATTCGATGATTATGTAGGTGGTAAAGCTAAATTAGACTCTATCGTATATCGTGTTGTAAAAGACCGTAATACAGCAAATGTTTCACTGCAAAATGGTCAAATCAACATGAAGATGATTGAGCCGCAAGACTTTAAGAAATTAGATAGCACTGGGAACTTCTCAATGGTGACATTCCCTGAAGGTAGATTATTCTACTTATCTTATAACATGAATACAGATTTGATGAAGAAAAAAGAAGTACGCCAAGCAATTGCGCATGCGTTAGATAAAAAAGAAATGATTAACTCAGCATTCGTTTCAGGTGAATTTGCAGAACCAGCAAATTCAATCTTAACGCCAGACGCTATGTATTATGCGAAAGATATTAAAGACTATAAGTATGATAAAAAAGAAGCGAAAGATTTATTAGCAAAAGCTGGTGTGAAAGATAAAGAAAAAGTACGAGTTATGTATGTAACGAATAATAAAATTATGGAAAGCTTAGCGCTATATACACAACAAAAATTACAAGAAGTTGGCTTACAAGTTGAACTAAATGCATTAGATGCTAGTGCGGCAAGCGAAAAAGGCTTAGATAAAGAGAATAAAGAATATGACATTACATTTGGTGGTTACATTATGGGACCTGAGCCAGATTCATATAAGAGCTTATTCTTAAGTAATGCGGAATACAATTATGCACGATATAAAAACGCTGATTTCGATAAGTTATGGGAAGAAGCTGCAGTTGAAACAGATAAAACAAAACGCGCAGAGCTATACCATAAAATTCAAGAGACAGCGAGAGAAGACGTACCTTATCTACCAATCGCATATCCGAAAGCAGTTATTGCAGTAGATAAAAAGTTTGATGGATTGAAAGAAGCGAAAGCAATTCCTGTCACAATGTTTGAAGATCTATCTAAGATTTATGAAGTGAAATAAGAAACAGTAAAGAAGCTGGTGGAAATCAGCTTCTTTATCCCGCTTAACGGGCAGTAAGGCTCCCGCCTCAAAACTCGATGAATGCGAGGAAGTAAGGCGGGAGTCGTCGGATTGTCCGTTAAAGCCTAATTGGTGCAGGCTGATTAAAGTTTCGCTTTATCCTGAGGGGGGAAGTTTGTGTATAAAGTAATTGCAAAGAGGCTTTTAAATGCAATTCCACTTTTATTTGTTATTTCTATTATTTCTTTTCTATTAATAAAATTAGCGCCAGGGGATCCGGTTCGAAACTTTGTCACGCCGAATATGAGTCCAATTGACGTGGAGCGTATTCGCAAAAGTTTAGGACTAGATCAACCCATTTACGTGCAGTATTTTTTATGGTTGAAAAACATTTTAACAGGAAACTTTGGTTACTCACTTCAAAATCATCGTCCTGTTTTGGAACTTATCACAGAAAGATTACCTGCAACAATTGGGTTAATGGGATCATCTTTACTCGTCTCATTCGTAATCGCAATACCACTTGGATTATTTACAGGTGTGAAAAAGAATTCATACTTTGACCGCATTATAAACTTTATTTCATACGTTGGTATTTCTATGCCGGTTTTCTGGTTTGCACTACTATTAGTCTACTTATTCTCTTTAAAATTGAACCTATTTCCGAGTATGGGTATGCGCACCGTAGGTAAAGATTCTGTCTGGGATATTGTGCAACACGGCATTTTACCTTGCATGGTGCTAGCGTTCCAAAACGTATCTGTTTATATGAGATATATTCGTTCAAGTACGATTCAGCAATTAGAAGAAGAATATGTACAAATTCAATATGCGTACGGTGCTTCAAAGAAAACAGTGTTATTTAATCACGTGCTTCGAAATGTATTAATACCGATCATTACAATTTTCGGATTATCGATTCCAAGTTTAGTAGGCGGAGCGTTTATTACGGAGACAGTATTCTCATGGCCAGGACTTGGTTCACTTGGGGTAAATGCTATTTTTAGATTTGATTATCCGATTATCATGGCAATTACATTACTATCATCATTCATGTTAATTCTCGGTAACTTAATTGCTGATATTTTATATGGCGTAGTAGATCCGCGCATTCGCATGAGGGGGTGATTTGGAATGAATAATAGGAGATTTCAAACGATAAAAAGTAGTTTTACGAAAAATAAGTTTGTAGTAATGGGAGTTATTATACTTTCGGTTTTAACGATCGCATCAATTTTTGCATTCGTATCGCCATACGATCCTAGTAAAATGTCGATTCCAGATCGTTTACAAGAACCGAGTTTAAGTCATCCTTTCGGAACGGATGATTATGGAAGGGATTACTTAACGAGGGCGTTATATGGCGGACGCGTTTCACTTGCAGTCGGTTTCCTTGCGATGGTTGTTTCTATTACAATCGGCACTGCAGTTGGAACAATTAGCGGATATTTTGGCGGAAAGTTAGACAACTTTTTAATGCGAGTTGTTGAAGTACTTATGTCAATTCCATCATTCTTTTTAATGCTACTATTAAATGCGTATTTAAAACCAGGAATTACGACGTTAGTTCTTATTATTGGATTACTAACGTGGATGGACACTGCGCGTATCGTAAGGGCAGAAACGTTATCTGTAAAAGAGCGAGAGTACGTTTTATACGCAAAAGTATCAGGACAAAAATCACTCATGATAATTGTAAGACATATCATTCCTAACATTTTATCAACCATTATAATCGCCGCGACATTAACTATTGCGACATCGATTTTAATGGAATCATCACTTAGCTTCTTAGGATTAGGTATTAGAGAACCAGATTCTTCTTGGGGCAGCATGCTAAACAATGCGCAAGGATATATTGGTGAAGCTTGGTATTTAACACTCTTCCCAGGATTTCTTATCCTTTTAACGGTACTTAGTTTTAACGTAATTGGTGAAGCGCTTAAGAAAGCTTTCGCGCCAAAAGGAGCTGGACATGAAAACTAACGTGTTAAGTGAAAGGAGTGAGAAACGTGTCTGAAAAACTACTAGAAGTGAAAAATTTAAAGACTTCTTTTTTCATAGAAAGTGGCGAAGTTGAAGCAGTTCGCGGCGTTACATTCCGCTTAAATAAAGGAGAAGTAGTCGGTATCGTTGGGGAGTCTGGAAGCGGAAAGAGTGTAATGGCAAAGTCCGTTATGTCTCTCGTTACGTCGCCAGGGAAAGTGAAAGAAGGAGAGATTCTTTTTCATAATGAAAACATCCTTTCTAAATCTGAAAAAGAATTGCGTTCTATTCGAGGAAATCAAATTTCACTTATCTCTCAAGATCCAATGTCGGCGCTAAATCCAGTCGTGAAAATTGGGAAGCAAATGACGGAAGTAATTATACGACATCAAAAAGTGAAAAAGAAAGAAGCAGAGCAAATCGCGGTCAACTTGTTAAAACAAGTCGGTCTTTCTTCACCAGAAGAAAGGGTGAAACAATATCCGCATGAACTAAGCGGAGGTATGAAGCAGCGAGTTATGATCGCAATGGCGATGTCTTGTAACCCTGACCTTCTCATTGCGGACGAACCGACGACAGCACTTGATGTAACGATACAAGCACAAATACTAGATTTAATGAAAAACTTAAAAAACGAAACGAACATGGCGTTACTTCTTATTACGCATGACTTAGGAATAGTCGCACAAAACTGTACACGCGTTATCGTTATGTATGGCGGACTTATTATGGAAGAAGGACCTGTACTTGATATTTTCCAATCGCCGAATCATCCATATACGAAAGGGCTATTAAACTCTCTGCCAAAAATAGCGAACGGCGTAAAAGAAAGACTCGCTCCGATTCAAGGTGTAACACCAAACTTATTAAACCCACCACAAGGTTGCCCGTTCGCAGAGCGTTGCCCGCATGCGATGGACATTTGTGAAAAAGAACGTCCACCATATTTTGAAATCGGAAACGAAAGACGTTCCATGTGCTGGCTAAACGATAGGGCGGTAGGTGATTTTCATGCATGAAGAAAACTTAATTGAAGTTCGGAACTTAAAAAAGTATTTTCCTATTAAAAAAGGACTATTCGGCAGAAAAACAGAGCAATTAAAAGCAGTCGATGACTTAAGCTTCACTATTAAAAAGGGTGAAACATTCGGGTTAGTAGGAGAATCTGGATGCGGAAAATCAACGACAGGAAGAAGTATCATTCGCTTACACGATGTCACTTCAGGTAACGTTTTATTTGATGGAAAAGATATCGCAAGTTTAAAGGAAAGTGAACTAAAAGAATATCGAAAACGAATGCAAATCATTTTCCAAGATCCATACGCATCATTAAACCCGGCAATGAATGTATTCCAAATTATTAGCGAGCCAATGAACATTCACGGCTCTTACGAAAAAGAAGAACAAAAAGAAATCATATTAGACCTGCTCAAAAAGGTAGGATTAAAAGAAGAACACTTATATCGCTACCCGCACGAATTTAGTGGAGGCCAGCGCCAGCGCATCAGCATCGCGCGTGCACTATCTGTAAAACCGGACTTCATTTTATGCGACGAACCAATCTCAGCACTAGATGTCTCAGTCCAAGCGCAAGTCGTAAACATGCTGCAAGACATCCAAGAAGAAACAGGCGTCACATACTTATTCATCGCACATGACCTATCCATGGTAAGACACATATCAGACCGAATCGGAGTCATGTACTTAGGAAACATAGTAGAAATTGCCGACAGCGAAGACCTATACACAAAACCGGCACATCCATACACACAAGCACTACTCTCATCCATGCCAGAACCAGACCCAACAAACGCAGGAAAAGAACGAATCATTCTGCAAGGTGAAGTTCCAAGCCCGCTCAACTCACCATCCGGCTGCAAATTCAGAACGCGCTGCAAATTCGCCACTGAAAAATGCGCACAGGAAGTACCGAAAATGGTTGAGATTGCGAAAGGGCATCAGGTGGCCTGTCATTTGTTTTAGAGGGAGAGCACTAGGGGGGACCTGGTGCTTTTTTCTTTTGTGCTGGGGTGTGGGATTGGTTGTAGACTAATGGTCAGTGATTGTT
This region includes:
- a CDS encoding ornithine cyclodeaminase family protein; protein product: MLVISAEEQRNLVNMNEVIAYAALALQEFSAERTITPIRTSLPFASEQNTALIMPSVAEGLEALGLKVVTVAPQNKKIGKKTINGIVMLSDFQTGEPLALLEGSYLTMIRTGALSGVATKHLARHNAKTLCIIGTGEQAKGIAEAVLAVRNIEKVILYNRTEEKAYAFAQHIQTTFGKPAYVYRNPNEAISEADIIVTTTNASTPVFSEKLQKGVHINAVGSFRPSMQELPSHAIANANKVVVESKEAALEETGDLQVPIKEGLFKASDIHAELGQIISGEKAGRENEEEITIFKSVGLAVVDIIVAKYLYEKAVEHGIGNRIEF
- a CDS encoding ABC transporter substrate-binding protein, encoding MKRKLFALPFVLILLIALAACSGEKDSSKQAGTSKSGNPKDGGALTIGVSDNPDTMNPLYANDRVSLTVQQALYAPLYHMEDGKKKFVLAESFTPSEDQLTWTLKLKDNLKWHDGKKITSDDIAFTFQSILDEKQNSSSRENFIFKGKPLEVKKVDELTTQFVLPQVSASFEGVMNDFFPIPKHVFEGEADLAKSTKNLQPVGSGPFKFKEYKSDEYVALDRFDDYVGGKAKLDSIVYRVVKDRNTANVSLQNGQINMKMIEPQDFKKLDSTGNFSMVTFPEGRLFYLSYNMNTDLMKKKEVRQAIAHALDKKEMINSAFVSGEFAEPANSILTPDAMYYAKDIKDYKYDKKEAKDLLAKAGVKDKEKVRVMYVTNNKIMESLALYTQQKLQEVGLQVELNALDASAASEKGLDKENKEYDITFGGYIMGPEPDSYKSLFLSNAEYNYARYKNADFDKLWEEAAVETDKTKRAELYHKIQETAREDVPYLPIAYPKAVIAVDKKFDGLKEAKAIPVTMFEDLSKIYEVK
- a CDS encoding ABC transporter permease; this translates as MYKVIAKRLLNAIPLLFVISIISFLLIKLAPGDPVRNFVTPNMSPIDVERIRKSLGLDQPIYVQYFLWLKNILTGNFGYSLQNHRPVLELITERLPATIGLMGSSLLVSFVIAIPLGLFTGVKKNSYFDRIINFISYVGISMPVFWFALLLVYLFSLKLNLFPSMGMRTVGKDSVWDIVQHGILPCMVLAFQNVSVYMRYIRSSTIQQLEEEYVQIQYAYGASKKTVLFNHVLRNVLIPIITIFGLSIPSLVGGAFITETVFSWPGLGSLGVNAIFRFDYPIIMAITLLSSFMLILGNLIADILYGVVDPRIRMRG
- a CDS encoding ABC transporter permease codes for the protein MNNRRFQTIKSSFTKNKFVVMGVIILSVLTIASIFAFVSPYDPSKMSIPDRLQEPSLSHPFGTDDYGRDYLTRALYGGRVSLAVGFLAMVVSITIGTAVGTISGYFGGKLDNFLMRVVEVLMSIPSFFLMLLLNAYLKPGITTLVLIIGLLTWMDTARIVRAETLSVKEREYVLYAKVSGQKSLMIIVRHIIPNILSTIIIAATLTIATSILMESSLSFLGLGIREPDSSWGSMLNNAQGYIGEAWYLTLFPGFLILLTVLSFNVIGEALKKAFAPKGAGHEN
- a CDS encoding ABC transporter ATP-binding protein codes for the protein MSEKLLEVKNLKTSFFIESGEVEAVRGVTFRLNKGEVVGIVGESGSGKSVMAKSVMSLVTSPGKVKEGEILFHNENILSKSEKELRSIRGNQISLISQDPMSALNPVVKIGKQMTEVIIRHQKVKKKEAEQIAVNLLKQVGLSSPEERVKQYPHELSGGMKQRVMIAMAMSCNPDLLIADEPTTALDVTIQAQILDLMKNLKNETNMALLLITHDLGIVAQNCTRVIVMYGGLIMEEGPVLDIFQSPNHPYTKGLLNSLPKIANGVKERLAPIQGVTPNLLNPPQGCPFAERCPHAMDICEKERPPYFEIGNERRSMCWLNDRAVGDFHA